A genomic stretch from Styela clava chromosome 5, kaStyClav1.hap1.2, whole genome shotgun sequence includes:
- the LOC120343990 gene encoding BAR/IMD domain-containing adapter protein 2-like → MYGSLLTEDTYKRADSIFKSIADEYNPSLKEFVLNGKIHDKNVLETSKSFKACHAATIKIGISATSSPGCKDVGKCIMDITETIQEVHMAKEACIQKFRNDIVYPFERRCEQDAKYIIGLRKKLQDDFKAKASETEKAFASLAKLKKKTLSKPPSKKTDEKIKKGTEHLLAAKTASEMVAHEMLNRAFSEERKRYCFFVEKQCELIEAIMDYHRKSADMLQERFDHWREIGASQQDLLPGAVALIESSLPRHTNVSLDELDLNMGISHSQSSNDLSNNKDNYGTSHRQSSRNIRGPGVRRNASTRVTSSPKEVEVYIPYKNALVSTVVAEDESEENHEDEQHTLFSDESIDGRSSACSSYSKSMYRRSGESEISINSVPSVTDKNETRKSWNDSGISIGEIWNSDQQESHTIKRAKSKSATDTDDESSISVASTVSLEDKRNTPKEQQPSIFEALHDYAPETGSTKMILRRGDRISVHNSKENGGWMYGINKRTNQKGWFPVTYAKKMESHETISTSAALESPNAIPTTPAKFDPNKIRGIAVPIPVLNKPLTKVNYNNNLRSPKNSFGQTSRSPNEQRNEIGKTTDGRNVFQFTNNNTFENIHFRKGNGSPLH, encoded by the coding sequence ATGTATGGTTCGCTGTTGACGGAAGACACATACAAACGAGCggattcaattttcaaatcaattgcAGATGAATATAATCCCTCGCTGAAGGAGTTTGTATTGAACGGAAAAATTCACGACAAAAATGTCTTAGAAACTAGTAAATCTTTCAAAGCTTGTCATGCGGCTACTataaaaattggtatttctgCCACATCAAGTCCTGGATGTAAAGATGTAGGTAAATGCATCATGGATATAACTGAAACAATTCAAGAAGTTCACATGGCGAAAGAAGCATGTATACAAAAGTTTCGGAACGATATTGTATATCCATTCGAACGCAGATGTGAACAAGATGCGAAATATATTATAGGATTACGTAAGAAATTACAAGATGACTTCAAAGCGAAAGCAAGTGAGACAGAAAAAGCCTTTGCAAGTCTTGCAAAGCTCAAGAAAAAAACTCTATCCAAACCTCCATCTAAGAAAACAGATGAGAAGATCAAAAAGGGAACTGAACATTTGCTAGCAGCAAAGACTGCTTCTGAAATGGTTGCTCATGAAATGCTTAATCGGGCATTTTCGGAAGAACGAAAGCGTTATTGCTTTTTTGTAGAAAAACAATGTGAACTTATTGAGGCTATAATGGATTACCATCGAAAATCAGCTGATATGTTACAAGAACGTTTCGATCACTGGAGAGAAATTGGAGCCTCACAACAGGATCTTTTACCAGGAGCAGTCGCTCTTATTGAAAGTAGCCTTCCTCGTCACACAAACGTATCGTTGGATGAGCTGGACTTGAACATGGGTATATCACATAGTCAATCAAGCAACGATCTAAGCAATAATAAAGATAACTACGGAACTAGCCATAGACAAAGTTCAAGAAACATTCGAGGACCAGGGGTAAGAAGAAACGCGAGTACCAGGGTCACTAGTTCTCCAAAAGAAGTTGAAGTATACATACCATACAAGAATGCATTGGTGAGCACGGTTGTTGCAGAAGACGAATCCGAAGAAAATCACGAAGACGAACAACACACTCTGTTTTCGGACGAATCGATCGACGGAAGATCCTCCGCTTGCAGTTCGTACTCGAAATCTATGTATCGAAGATCAGGCGAATCGGAAATATCCATTAATAGCGTTCCCTCCGTAACAGACAAAAATGAGACCAGAAAATCTTGGAATGATTCAGGAATAAGTATTGGAGAAATTTGGAATTCTGATCAACAAGAAAGTCATACAATAAAAAGGGCAAAAAGCAAATCCGCAACGGACACTGATGATGAAAGTTCTATAAGCGTCGCATCTACAGTCTCATTAGAGGATAAACGAAATACGCCAAAAGAACAACAGCCAAGTATTTTTGAAGCATTGCACGACTATGCCCCAGAAACTGGAAGCACAAAAATGATTCTTCGTCGGGGAGATAGAATTTCTGTGCATAATTCAAAAGAAAATGGGGGTTGGATGTACGGAATaaacaaaagaacaaatcaaaaagGGTGGTTTCCAGTCACGTATGCAAAAAAGATGGAATCGCATGAGACGATATCTACTTCGGCTGCGCTGGAAAGTCCAAATGCTATCCCAACTACCCCAGCGAAATTTGATCCAAACAAAATACGAGGTATTGCCGTTCCTATCCCGGTTTTGAACAAGCCACTCACAAAAGTAAATTATAACAACAACTTGCGGTCTCCAAAAAACTCTTTCGGGCAGACATCTAGATCACCAAATGAACAAAGGAATGAAATCGGCAAAACAACAGATGGACGAAACGTATTTCAGTTTACAAATAACAACACTTTTGAGAATATTCATTTTCGCAAAGGTAATGGATCACCTTTGCACTGA